Proteins encoded in a region of the Streptomyces sp. NBC_01298 genome:
- a CDS encoding acetate/propionate family kinase, with product MTASRVLVLNSGSSSVKYQLLDMADSSRLAVGLVERIGEETSRLSHEPLTGPGAAGGKRVTNGPIADHGAALRAVAAELAADGLGLDSPELAAVGHRVVHGGTKFTHPTLIDDAVLAEIRALIPLAPLHNPANVTGIEVARELRPDLPQVAVFDTAFHSTMPEHVARYAIDTATADKYSIRRYGFHGTSHAYVARATARLLGKAEQDVNVIVLHLGNGASASAVHGGVCVETSMGLTPLEGLVMGTRSGDLDPAVVFHLARVGGMSVDEIDSLLNKKSGLLGLCGDNDMREVQRRAAEGDASARLALASYIHRLKKYIGAYSAVLGRVDAVAFTAGVGENSSDIREMALAGLAELGLALDLEANSVRSPEPRLVSAEYARVAVAVVPTDEELEIASQTYALVTG from the coding sequence GTGACCGCATCGCGCGTACTCGTCCTCAACTCCGGCTCCTCGTCGGTGAAGTACCAGCTGCTCGACATGGCGGACTCCTCCCGCCTGGCGGTCGGCCTGGTGGAGCGCATCGGCGAGGAGACCTCCCGGCTCAGTCACGAGCCGCTGACCGGGCCGGGGGCCGCGGGCGGCAAGCGCGTGACGAACGGTCCGATCGCCGACCACGGAGCGGCGCTGCGCGCCGTCGCGGCGGAGCTCGCCGCCGACGGGCTGGGTCTGGACTCGCCCGAGCTGGCCGCCGTGGGCCACCGGGTGGTGCACGGCGGGACCAAGTTCACGCACCCGACGCTGATCGACGACGCCGTCCTGGCCGAGATCCGCGCCCTGATCCCGCTCGCCCCGCTGCACAACCCGGCGAACGTGACCGGCATCGAGGTGGCGCGGGAGCTGCGCCCCGACCTGCCGCAGGTCGCCGTCTTCGACACGGCCTTCCACTCGACCATGCCGGAGCACGTGGCGCGGTACGCGATCGACACCGCGACGGCCGACAAGTACTCCATCCGGCGGTACGGGTTCCACGGCACCTCGCACGCCTACGTCGCCCGCGCCACGGCGCGACTCCTCGGCAAGGCCGAGCAGGACGTGAACGTGATCGTGCTCCACCTGGGCAACGGCGCCTCGGCCTCGGCCGTGCACGGCGGGGTCTGCGTGGAGACCTCCATGGGGCTGACCCCGCTGGAGGGCCTGGTCATGGGCACCCGCTCGGGCGATCTGGACCCCGCGGTCGTCTTCCACCTGGCCCGGGTCGGGGGCATGTCCGTCGACGAGATCGACTCGCTGCTCAACAAGAAGAGCGGTCTGCTGGGTCTGTGCGGCGACAACGACATGCGCGAGGTGCAGCGGCGGGCGGCGGAGGGCGACGCCTCCGCGCGGCTGGCGCTGGCCTCGTACATCCACCGTCTGAAGAAGTACATCGGCGCCTACTCGGCGGTACTCGGACGGGTGGACGCGGTCGCCTTCACGGCGGGCGTGGGCGAGAACTCCTCCGACATCCGGGAGATGGCCCTGGCCGGTCTGGCCGAACTGGGCCTGGCCCTCGACCTGGAGGCCAACTCGGTACGGTCTCCCGAGCCGCGCCTGGTGTCCGCGGAGTACGCGCGGGTGGCGGTGGCCGTGGTCCCGACGGACGAGGAACTGGAGATCGCCAGCCAGACGTACGCGCTGGTTACCGGCTAG
- the pta gene encoding phosphate acetyltransferase yields the protein MTRSVYVTGIERGDGRQVVELGIMELLTRQTGRVGVYRPLLHDGPDRLFDLLKGRYRIEQDAATAYGMEYHEASAILAEKGTDELVSQLVGRYQKVARDYEVMLVLGTDYADTNLPDELALNARLANELGALVIPVVGGTKHPAEAVRAETRNAYRAYEALGCHVGAMVVNRVAAEDREVIAERLAARLPVPCYVLPDDKHLSAPTVAQITRALGGEVLLGDEAGLARDALDFVFGGAMLPNFLNALTPGCLVVTPGDRSDLVIGALAAHTSGTPPIAGVLLTLNERPGKDILTLASKLAPGTPVVSVAGNSFPTAAELFSLQSRLNSATPRKLETALGLFERHVDTAELREVLSVARSERVTPMMFENQLLEQARAERRRVVLPEGTEERVLRAADVVLRRGVCDLTLLGEEQAILKKAADLGIDISAAQLIDPATSPLRERFAEYYAKARAHKGMTVELAHDVVTDVNYFGTLMVQEGLADGMVSGSVHSTAATIRPAFEIIKTKPDASIVSSVFFMCLADKVLAYGDCAVNPDPNAEQLADIAVQSATTAAAFGLEPRIAMLSYSTGTSGSGADVDKVRKATEIVRALRPDLLIEGPIQYDAAVEPSVAATKLPESEVAGRATVLIFPDLNTGNNTYKAVQRSAGAVAVGPVLQGLRKPVNDLSRGALVQDIVTTVAITAIQAQSRPQPTAG from the coding sequence GTGACGCGCAGCGTGTACGTGACGGGTATCGAGCGGGGGGACGGCCGACAGGTCGTCGAGCTGGGCATCATGGAGCTCCTCACCCGCCAGACAGGCCGGGTGGGCGTGTACCGCCCCCTGTTGCACGACGGGCCCGACCGGCTGTTCGACCTCCTCAAGGGCCGGTACCGGATCGAGCAGGACGCCGCGACGGCGTACGGCATGGAGTACCACGAGGCCTCCGCCATCCTGGCCGAGAAGGGTACCGACGAACTGGTCTCCCAGCTCGTGGGCCGCTACCAGAAGGTGGCGCGCGACTACGAGGTCATGCTGGTCCTCGGCACCGACTACGCCGACACCAACCTCCCGGACGAGCTGGCGCTCAACGCCCGCCTCGCCAACGAGCTGGGCGCGCTGGTCATCCCCGTCGTGGGCGGCACCAAGCACCCGGCCGAGGCCGTGCGCGCCGAGACCCGCAACGCCTACCGCGCGTACGAGGCCCTGGGCTGCCACGTGGGCGCGATGGTCGTCAACCGGGTGGCCGCCGAGGACCGCGAGGTGATAGCCGAGCGCCTCGCCGCCAGGCTCCCCGTGCCCTGCTACGTCCTGCCGGACGACAAGCACCTGTCCGCCCCGACGGTCGCCCAGATCACCCGGGCGCTCGGCGGCGAGGTGCTCCTCGGCGACGAGGCCGGACTCGCCCGCGACGCCCTGGACTTCGTCTTCGGCGGGGCCATGCTGCCCAACTTCCTCAACGCCCTGACCCCCGGCTGCCTGGTCGTCACCCCCGGGGACCGCTCCGACCTGGTCATCGGCGCGCTCGCCGCGCACACCTCGGGCACCCCGCCGATCGCCGGTGTGCTGCTGACGCTGAACGAGCGCCCCGGCAAGGACATCCTGACGCTGGCCTCCAAGCTGGCTCCGGGCACCCCGGTGGTGTCGGTGGCGGGCAACAGCTTCCCGACCGCCGCCGAACTCTTCTCGCTGCAGAGCCGGCTGAACTCCGCGACCCCGCGCAAGCTGGAGACCGCGCTCGGCCTGTTCGAACGCCACGTGGACACCGCCGAGCTGCGCGAGGTGCTCTCGGTGGCCCGCTCCGAGCGCGTCACGCCAATGATGTTCGAGAACCAGCTGCTGGAGCAGGCCCGTGCCGAGCGCCGCCGCGTGGTCCTTCCCGAGGGCACCGAGGAACGCGTGCTGCGCGCCGCGGACGTGGTGCTGCGCCGCGGGGTCTGCGACCTCACCCTGCTGGGCGAGGAGCAGGCGATCCTGAAGAAGGCCGCCGACCTGGGCATCGACATCTCGGCCGCCCAGCTCATCGACCCGGCGACCTCCCCACTGCGGGAACGGTTCGCCGAGTACTACGCCAAGGCCCGCGCCCACAAGGGCATGACGGTCGAGCTGGCCCACGACGTGGTCACCGACGTGAACTACTTCGGCACCCTGATGGTCCAGGAGGGCCTCGCCGACGGCATGGTCTCCGGCTCGGTGCACTCCACCGCCGCCACCATCCGCCCGGCCTTCGAGATCATCAAGACCAAGCCCGACGCGTCCATCGTCTCCTCGGTCTTCTTCATGTGCCTGGCCGACAAGGTCCTCGCGTACGGCGACTGCGCCGTGAACCCGGACCCCAACGCCGAGCAGCTCGCCGACATCGCCGTCCAGTCGGCCACCACCGCCGCCGCGTTCGGCCTGGAGCCGCGGATCGCGATGCTCTCGTACTCGACCGGCACCTCCGGCTCGGGCGCGGACGTGGACAAGGTCCGCAAGGCCACCGAGATCGTCCGCGCGCTCCGTCCCGACCTGCTGATCGAGGGTCCGATCCAGTACGACGCCGCCGTGGAGCCCTCGGTCGCCGCGACCAAGCTGCCCGAGTCCGAGGTGGCCGGCCGCGCGACGGTGCTGATCTTCCCCGACCTGAACACCGGCAACAACACGTACAAGGCCGTGCAGCGCTCGGCCGGCGCCGTGGCGGTCGGGCCGGTCCTCCAGGGTCTGCGCAAGCCCGTGAACGACCTCTCGCGCGGCGCTCTGGTCCAGGACATCGTCACCACCGTGGCCATCACCGCGATCCAGGCGCAGTCCCGCCCCCAGCCCACAGCCGGCTGA